The following proteins are co-located in the Labrys monachus genome:
- a CDS encoding sugar ABC transporter substrate-binding protein, whose amino-acid sequence MDDIRDNAEMPAIAGGMNRRKAFMTAAALGAGAAGLAGGLGSGKALADTTAGGLPKKNYKFFFVCHVTLDQFFTPTIYGIKDACAAFGCTYQWTGSQKNVVSEMVNAMQTAIAQKADGIAVCLVDPKAFDQATAMATAAGIPVIAFNADVPTGSPNKRLSYVGQPLYTAGYNVALKWLAQIPKSGHVMLSIGVPGSLNTQPRLDGYIQAIKDHRSDVTYDVVNTGPDPATEISRVESYYLSHKNVVGLFGTGGSDSYACGFVSNKYGLAKKGAVVAGFDLFPQTLGFIKSGDMTFTTDQQAYLQGFLPVQQMYLYKLSGGLVGPANSDTSQAYVTRDNVDAYLGNTRFEGRTDAEPT is encoded by the coding sequence ATGGACGACATCAGGGACAACGCTGAGATGCCGGCGATCGCCGGCGGCATGAACCGGCGCAAGGCGTTCATGACGGCGGCGGCGCTCGGCGCCGGCGCAGCCGGCCTCGCCGGCGGGCTGGGCTCGGGCAAGGCCCTGGCCGACACCACCGCCGGCGGCCTGCCGAAGAAGAATTACAAATTCTTCTTCGTGTGCCACGTCACGCTGGACCAGTTCTTCACGCCGACGATCTACGGCATCAAGGACGCCTGCGCCGCCTTCGGCTGTACCTATCAGTGGACGGGATCGCAGAAGAACGTCGTGTCCGAGATGGTCAACGCCATGCAGACCGCCATCGCCCAGAAGGCGGACGGCATCGCGGTCTGCCTCGTCGACCCCAAGGCCTTCGACCAAGCGACGGCGATGGCCACCGCGGCCGGCATTCCCGTCATCGCCTTCAATGCCGACGTGCCCACGGGCAGCCCCAACAAGCGCCTGTCCTATGTCGGCCAGCCGCTCTACACCGCCGGCTACAATGTCGCGCTGAAATGGCTGGCGCAGATCCCGAAGAGCGGCCACGTCATGCTGTCGATCGGCGTGCCCGGCTCGCTCAACACCCAGCCCCGCCTCGACGGCTATATCCAGGCGATCAAGGATCACCGCAGCGACGTCACCTATGACGTCGTCAATACCGGGCCGGATCCGGCCACGGAGATCTCGCGTGTCGAGAGCTATTATCTCAGCCACAAGAACGTCGTCGGCCTGTTCGGCACCGGCGGGTCGGACAGCTATGCCTGCGGCTTCGTATCCAACAAATACGGCCTCGCCAAGAAGGGCGCGGTGGTCGCCGGGTTCGACCTCTTCCCGCAGACGCTCGGCTTCATCAAGAGCGGCGACATGACCTTCACCACCGACCAGCAGGCTTATCTACAGGGCTTCCTGCCGGTGCAGCAGATGTATCTCTACAAGCTCTCGGGCGGCCTCGTCGGCCCGGCGAACAGCGATACCAGCCAGGCCTACGTCACCAGGGACAATGTCGACGCCTATCTCGGCAACACCCGCTTCGAAGGCCGCACCGACGCCGAACCGACGTAA
- a CDS encoding aldo/keto reductase, producing MPDIEFRAVTDSLKVTTMGLGGTGLGNMYRAVDPGDAIATVSAAYDRGIRYFDTAPVYGFGLSETRLGQAIKALPRKDIVISSKVGYDLVPIPAGELKPALWDDPPAMRADFDYSRDAVMRSLEGTLRRLDTDYVDMVAIHDPDEAIHFGPGEDPYARSRFREAMDGAYPALDDLRSQGVIKAIGVGINQWQMLSDFVVAGRFDYFLLAGRYTLLEQEPLETLLPLCEQRGTRLVIGGPYNSGILATGAVAGATFNTRLAPEPVLARVRRIEEACARHNVPLPAAALQFPLGHPIAVSVIPGARSVAELDQNLAYLRHAIPAALWSDLKEEGLIDPKAPVPAGG from the coding sequence ATGCCAGACATCGAATTCAGGGCGGTGACGGACAGCCTGAAGGTGACCACCATGGGGCTCGGGGGCACCGGCCTCGGCAACATGTATCGCGCCGTCGATCCGGGCGATGCGATCGCGACGGTCTCGGCCGCCTACGACCGGGGCATCCGCTATTTCGACACCGCCCCGGTCTACGGCTTCGGACTGAGCGAGACCCGGCTCGGGCAGGCGATCAAGGCGCTCCCCCGCAAGGACATCGTGATCTCCTCCAAGGTCGGCTACGATCTCGTGCCGATCCCTGCCGGCGAGCTGAAGCCCGCGCTGTGGGACGACCCGCCGGCGATGCGCGCCGATTTCGACTATTCCCGCGATGCCGTGATGCGCTCGCTGGAAGGCACGCTGAGGCGCCTCGACACCGACTATGTCGACATGGTCGCCATCCACGATCCCGACGAGGCGATCCATTTCGGCCCCGGCGAGGATCCCTATGCCCGCAGCCGCTTCAGGGAGGCGATGGACGGCGCCTATCCGGCTCTTGACGATTTGCGCTCGCAGGGCGTGATCAAGGCGATCGGCGTCGGCATCAACCAGTGGCAGATGCTGTCGGACTTCGTGGTCGCCGGCCGCTTCGACTATTTCCTGCTCGCCGGGCGCTACACGCTGCTCGAGCAGGAGCCGCTGGAAACGCTGCTGCCGCTGTGCGAGCAGCGCGGCACCAGGCTGGTGATCGGCGGGCCCTACAATTCCGGTATCCTGGCGACCGGCGCCGTGGCGGGCGCCACCTTCAACACGCGCCTCGCGCCGGAACCGGTGCTGGCGCGCGTGCGCCGCATCGAGGAGGCCTGCGCCCGGCACAACGTGCCGCTCCCCGCCGCCGCCCTGCAGTTCCCTCTCGGCCACCCCATTGCGGTCAGCGTCATTCCCGGCGCCCGCTCGGTGGCCGAACTCGACCAGAACTTGGCTTATCTCAGGCACGCCATTCCCGCCGCGCTGTGGTCGGACCTGAAGGAAGAGGGGCTGATCGACCCGAAGGCCCCGGTGCCGGCGGGCGGTTGA
- a CDS encoding fasciclin domain-containing protein, which produces MIRKSVLTMLAVVGVSALGSVATLSGASAEMSVRVGGAPMYASRTIIENAVNSKDHTTLVAAVKAAGLVDTLEGPGPFTVFAPTNKAFAKLPAGTVDTLLKPENKATLTAVLTYHVVAGKMSGADLMAAVKAGGGKATLKTVEGGSLTVEKKHGKLELIDAKGDHAIITVADVHQSNGVIHVIDTVLLPQ; this is translated from the coding sequence ATGATCCGCAAATCCGTTCTGACCATGCTGGCCGTCGTCGGCGTTTCCGCCCTTGGCTCGGTCGCGACGCTGTCCGGCGCGTCGGCCGAGATGTCCGTCCGCGTGGGCGGCGCGCCGATGTACGCGTCCAGGACCATCATCGAGAATGCGGTCAATTCGAAGGACCACACCACGCTGGTCGCGGCCGTCAAGGCGGCGGGTCTCGTCGACACGCTCGAAGGTCCCGGGCCCTTCACCGTCTTCGCGCCCACCAACAAGGCCTTCGCCAAACTGCCTGCCGGCACCGTCGATACGCTGCTGAAGCCGGAAAACAAGGCGACGCTGACCGCCGTGCTGACCTATCACGTGGTTGCCGGGAAGATGTCGGGGGCCGACCTCATGGCGGCCGTGAAGGCGGGAGGCGGCAAGGCCACGCTCAAGACCGTCGAGGGTGGATCGCTCACCGTCGAGAAGAAGCACGGCAAGCTGGAACTGATCGACGCCAAGGGCGATCATGCGATCATCACCGTCGCGGACGTCCACCAGAGCAACGGCGTCATCCACGTGATCGACACCGTCCTCCTGCCGCAGTAG
- a CDS encoding LysR family transcriptional regulator: MQFRQLKTFTAVAATLNFTRAAEQVHLSQSSVTEQIQALEADLGVKLFNRSHKGLTLTPAGERLLGYAGELINLADEVYAAVASTSATLSGKLVIGGLETLCSTRLPELVAEFSRRYPAVEITLKTADSGGLRNGIRNGDLDVSFFFGEASAAAGVRSEAVVEEELLIIVPPNHRLAGRESIKPEDLVDEAFLVTPPGCIYRKMFDEVFAATLPGRPKRAGEFASIGSIRGLVEAGLGCALVPRLALAAQPAHIGVPLSGSSLTAPITMMWRQRRVQSPATDAFLSTAREHLRRQTRR, encoded by the coding sequence GTGCAATTTCGCCAACTCAAGACATTCACCGCAGTTGCAGCGACCCTCAACTTCACGCGCGCCGCGGAACAGGTCCATCTTTCCCAATCGAGTGTGACGGAACAGATTCAGGCTCTGGAGGCCGATCTTGGTGTGAAGCTCTTCAACCGCTCGCACAAGGGGCTGACGCTCACGCCGGCGGGCGAGCGCCTGCTCGGCTATGCGGGCGAACTGATCAACCTTGCTGACGAAGTCTATGCCGCCGTTGCGAGTACCTCCGCTACCCTGTCGGGAAAGCTCGTCATCGGCGGCCTTGAAACGCTTTGCTCAACCCGATTGCCGGAATTGGTCGCCGAGTTCAGCCGCCGATATCCTGCCGTCGAGATAACGCTGAAAACGGCAGACAGTGGCGGGCTGCGCAATGGAATCAGAAATGGCGATCTCGATGTGAGCTTCTTCTTCGGTGAAGCGTCGGCAGCGGCAGGTGTTCGAAGCGAAGCCGTGGTCGAAGAGGAGCTTTTGATCATCGTGCCGCCAAACCATCGGTTGGCCGGGCGGGAGTCGATCAAGCCTGAGGACCTCGTCGACGAGGCCTTTCTGGTCACCCCGCCCGGTTGCATCTACCGGAAGATGTTCGACGAGGTTTTCGCGGCGACGCTGCCAGGACGTCCGAAGCGCGCCGGCGAATTTGCAAGCATCGGTTCGATACGAGGCCTTGTCGAGGCAGGTCTCGGTTGCGCCCTGGTTCCTCGATTGGCTCTCGCTGCGCAGCCCGCCCATATCGGCGTTCCCTTGTCGGGGTCGAGCCTGACAGCGCCGATCACGATGATGTGGCGGCAGCGGCGTGTTCAATCCCCGGCGACGGACGCATTCCTCTCCACCGCCAGGGAACACCTCCGCCGTCAGACCAGACGTTGA
- a CDS encoding SDR family oxidoreductase gives MSKGKAGEHVLVVGGSSGMGFALAERLLAAGIAVTIVGRSPERLAQAREKLGNAPSLQAVTADATNEEDVERLFGSVGTLHHIVSTAADVSGVYVPLADMNVATARRAIDSKVVAPLLLAKHGAPRLAAAGSITLTSGIAAYRPAPKGSVVAAVNGAIESLVYALAVELAPIRVNAISPGWVDTPIWDSVAGEGKTAALEAMARRLPVGRIGQARDIAQALESVMRNGFISGTVVHVDGGQRLV, from the coding sequence TTGTCAAAGGGGAAAGCTGGCGAGCATGTTCTTGTCGTCGGCGGCAGCTCCGGCATGGGATTTGCCCTTGCCGAAAGACTGCTCGCAGCGGGTATCGCAGTCACGATTGTCGGTAGATCGCCGGAACGACTTGCTCAGGCCCGCGAAAAGCTCGGCAATGCACCGAGCCTGCAAGCGGTTACGGCAGACGCCACGAACGAAGAAGATGTCGAGCGCCTGTTCGGATCGGTCGGCACGTTGCACCACATCGTCTCGACCGCCGCCGACGTGAGTGGTGTCTACGTGCCGCTGGCCGACATGAACGTTGCGACGGCGCGCCGAGCTATCGATTCCAAGGTGGTCGCGCCACTTCTGCTGGCCAAGCATGGCGCTCCGCGCCTTGCCGCCGCCGGATCGATCACCTTAACGTCTGGGATCGCCGCCTATCGCCCTGCGCCAAAAGGGTCGGTCGTGGCCGCCGTCAATGGCGCGATCGAATCGCTCGTCTACGCGCTTGCCGTCGAGCTCGCACCCATACGTGTGAACGCCATTTCACCCGGATGGGTCGATACGCCGATCTGGGACTCGGTCGCCGGCGAAGGGAAGACCGCCGCACTCGAAGCCATGGCCAGGCGCCTCCCGGTCGGCCGGATCGGACAGGCGCGCGACATCGCGCAGGCCCTTGAATCGGTCATGCGCAATGGCTTCATCTCCGGGACGGTGGTCCACGTCGACGGCGGTCAACGTCTGGTCTGA
- a CDS encoding cytochrome b, whose product MIDQTTAPSAMQPAASRYDGVTILLHWLTAILVVCLFGSALIWDELERGTWLRKGLQSLHISMGLLLAAVILLRIVWRLARADDLPPAATGLQHLASKAIHLLLYVLLVGQVALGFLFRWAQNEPFAFFGLFSVPRLIDIDPSLRHLIGTLHDYTAWTIIGIAALHAAAALGHHYVLKDRVLGRMVPGM is encoded by the coding sequence ATGATTGACCAGACCACCGCCCCTTCCGCCATGCAGCCGGCGGCTTCCCGCTATGACGGCGTGACGATCCTGCTGCATTGGCTGACGGCGATCCTCGTCGTCTGCCTCTTCGGGAGCGCGCTGATCTGGGACGAGCTGGAACGCGGAACCTGGCTGCGCAAGGGCCTGCAATCGCTCCATATCTCCATGGGCCTGCTGCTCGCCGCCGTGATCCTCCTGCGCATCGTCTGGCGTCTCGCCCGTGCGGACGACCTGCCGCCGGCGGCGACCGGCCTCCAGCACCTCGCCTCCAAGGCGATCCACCTGCTGCTCTATGTGCTGCTGGTGGGACAGGTCGCCCTCGGCTTCCTGTTCCGCTGGGCCCAGAACGAGCCCTTCGCCTTCTTCGGGCTGTTCTCGGTGCCGCGCCTCATCGACATCGACCCGAGCCTGCGCCACCTCATCGGCACGCTGCACGACTACACGGCATGGACGATCATCGGCATCGCCGCCCTCCATGCCGCGGCGGCGCTGGGGCATCATTACGTGCTGAAGGACAGGGTGCTCGGGCGGATGGTGCCGGGCATGTAG
- a CDS encoding LysR substrate-binding domain-containing protein, translating into MRKRRLPPLNALRGFEASARHLSFTKAAEELSLTQGAVSRQVQELEAYCGEPLFRRMTRRIELTPEGEQLFRVVEAMLDDLERAANRFGRRDAKKKLTITALPTIATVWLMPRLHLFTSRNPDIEVRIVSSIEPADLLATDIAIRVGRLPGRHYERTQPRIELSMVTRWDGIHADELFPDRLRPVCAPGLIRHSPVTAEDLALYPLIHTSTRRYAWPDWLRAHGIRHAADEVPSLQFGHFFMSLDAARQGRGIALVPDIILAHEEGMRGLVVPLAADIASAGEYYLLIHEARLDDPSVQAFRAWAIEEARAVRKSPGLAAGHEPARP; encoded by the coding sequence ATGCGAAAAAGGCGTCTGCCGCCCTTGAACGCCCTGCGCGGCTTCGAGGCCTCGGCCAGGCATTTGTCCTTCACCAAGGCGGCGGAGGAACTCAGCCTCACCCAGGGCGCGGTGAGCCGGCAGGTCCAGGAACTGGAAGCCTATTGCGGCGAGCCCCTGTTCCGGCGCATGACCCGCCGGATCGAGCTCACGCCGGAGGGCGAGCAGCTTTTCCGCGTCGTCGAGGCGATGCTCGACGATCTCGAACGGGCCGCCAACCGGTTCGGACGGCGCGACGCCAAGAAGAAACTGACGATCACGGCGCTGCCGACGATCGCGACGGTCTGGCTGATGCCGCGCCTGCATCTGTTCACCAGCCGCAATCCCGATATCGAGGTCAGGATCGTCTCGTCGATCGAGCCGGCCGATCTCCTCGCCACCGACATCGCCATCAGGGTCGGCCGGCTGCCCGGGCGCCACTATGAACGGACGCAGCCGCGCATCGAATTGTCCATGGTCACGCGCTGGGACGGCATCCACGCGGACGAGCTCTTCCCCGACAGGCTCCGCCCGGTCTGCGCGCCCGGCCTGATCCGGCACTCGCCGGTTACGGCCGAGGACCTGGCCCTCTATCCGCTCATCCATACCTCGACACGCCGTTACGCGTGGCCCGACTGGCTGCGTGCCCATGGCATCCGCCATGCCGCCGACGAGGTGCCGAGCCTGCAGTTCGGGCATTTCTTCATGTCGCTCGACGCCGCCCGCCAAGGGCGCGGCATCGCCCTCGTGCCGGATATCATCCTGGCCCATGAAGAGGGCATGCGCGGCCTCGTCGTTCCCCTCGCCGCCGACATCGCGAGCGCGGGCGAATATTACCTTCTCATCCACGAGGCGCGCCTCGACGACCCGTCCGTGCAAGCCTTCCGCGCCTGGGCGATCGAGGAGGCCCGCGCCGTGCGAAAATCTCCCGGCCTCGCCGCCGGGCATGAGCCTGCCCGCCCCTGA
- a CDS encoding sugar ABC transporter ATP-binding protein, whose protein sequence is MQALVDDVLSATDIEKHYGATCALRSATLRLRPGRVHALLGENGAGKSTLVKIIVGAVRPDGGTVAIQGRSASFQSVAQAIAAGIVPIYQHLSLFPELSVLENLSAFSLAAGGTHLARSALVPRPDAARWLEQVGLALDLDMPVAALSLGERQLLEIARGLGRNCRVLVLDEPTAALNGDETERLFGVVRRLCAEGTAILFISHKFDEIETLADDVTVLRDGRTVIEGAAIASHSREDLVRAMLGAVVPAGHRGVRLQGEPVLSASGLRLGPGRPPLTLGIRAGEIVGMAGLVGSGALRLAACMAGAVPADGLIRVGTRHFRAGDRKAAVKLGVGYVPGDRHAEGLFLSMSAVGNGSSSALARFSRAGILRRRAEASALDPLLRRLKLHPYAPQAEAATFSGGNQQKLLIARCLAIPGLAALVLLEPTRGVDVAARAVIHGAIAEAASRGVAVLIASSDLDELKALADRYLVVRDGDIAAEFAADAAASDLMAALAGRAAA, encoded by the coding sequence ATGCAAGCACTGGTTGACGACGTCCTGAGCGCCACGGACATCGAGAAGCACTATGGCGCGACCTGCGCCTTGCGCAGCGCCACCCTGCGGCTCAGGCCCGGCCGGGTGCATGCCCTGCTCGGCGAGAACGGCGCGGGCAAGAGCACCCTCGTCAAGATCATCGTCGGCGCAGTGCGTCCGGATGGCGGGACCGTGGCGATCCAGGGCCGGTCCGCCTCGTTCCAATCCGTCGCCCAGGCGATCGCCGCCGGCATCGTGCCGATCTACCAGCATCTGAGCCTCTTCCCCGAACTCTCCGTGCTCGAAAACCTTTCGGCCTTCTCCCTGGCGGCGGGGGGCACGCATCTGGCGCGGTCGGCGCTCGTGCCGCGGCCGGACGCCGCGCGCTGGCTCGAACAGGTGGGTCTGGCCCTCGATCTCGACATGCCCGTCGCGGCGCTTTCCCTCGGCGAGCGCCAGCTCCTGGAGATCGCCCGCGGCCTCGGCCGGAACTGCCGCGTGCTCGTGCTCGACGAACCCACCGCGGCCCTCAACGGCGACGAGACCGAGAGGCTGTTCGGCGTCGTCCGGCGCCTGTGCGCCGAGGGCACGGCGATCCTCTTCATCTCCCATAAGTTCGACGAGATCGAGACGCTCGCCGACGATGTCACCGTCCTGCGCGACGGCCGCACTGTCATCGAGGGCGCGGCGATCGCCTCCCATTCGCGCGAGGATCTCGTCCGCGCGATGCTCGGCGCCGTCGTCCCCGCCGGCCACCGCGGCGTCCGTCTGCAGGGGGAGCCGGTACTGTCGGCCAGCGGGCTGCGCCTGGGACCGGGACGGCCGCCGCTGACCCTCGGCATCCGGGCCGGCGAGATCGTCGGCATGGCTGGCCTCGTCGGCTCGGGCGCCCTCCGGCTCGCCGCCTGCATGGCCGGCGCGGTGCCGGCAGACGGGCTGATCCGGGTAGGGACGCGGCATTTCCGGGCCGGGGATCGCAAGGCCGCAGTGAAGCTCGGTGTCGGCTACGTCCCCGGGGACCGCCATGCCGAGGGCCTGTTCCTCTCCATGAGCGCCGTCGGCAATGGTTCCTCGAGCGCGCTGGCGCGGTTCTCGCGGGCGGGAATCCTGAGGCGGCGAGCCGAGGCGAGCGCGCTCGATCCGCTGCTGCGCCGGCTGAAGCTGCATCCCTACGCCCCGCAGGCCGAGGCCGCCACCTTCAGCGGCGGCAACCAGCAGAAGCTGCTGATCGCGCGCTGCCTCGCCATTCCCGGGCTGGCCGCCCTCGTCCTGCTGGAGCCGACGCGCGGCGTCGACGTCGCGGCGCGTGCGGTCATCCACGGCGCCATCGCGGAGGCGGCGTCACGCGGCGTCGCGGTGCTCATCGCCTCGAGCGACCTGGACGAGCTGAAGGCGCTCGCCGATCGCTACCTCGTCGTCCGCGACGGTGACATCGCGGCCGAATTCGCCGCCGATGCCGCTGCGTCGGATCTCATGGCCGCGCTGGCCGGGCGGGCCGCGGCATGA
- a CDS encoding ABC transporter permease has product MNPSLSRGPLLPARMRPPAILWIAAAIFVLFLLLVPRFGTAGNIENVLRIAAILGIVSCGQAIVIILGGIEFSFGASAALASVLIVMVPPEAGVPAAFAAGALGVVAIGMANGLAVARFGIPPVIVTLGMLMMASGIAAWLAGGMPIDAPMSDLFAWPSRGRVAGVPVPILAAILAFAVLHVLLAHSRLGRLWYLVGANPVAARLAGLAVTRIVFAGYAVAGLFCAVGAVILTSRVGSGQPSLAPNLAFETIAACAIGGLPLTGGRGRVSQVVCGVLLVAMLDNAVVLLNLPAADQLIVMGLLVVGAVALQRDWKRLACLLPNRRRP; this is encoded by the coding sequence ATGAACCCGTCCTTGTCCCGCGGCCCGCTCCTGCCGGCCCGCATGCGCCCGCCGGCGATCCTGTGGATCGCAGCCGCCATCTTCGTCCTGTTCCTCCTGCTGGTGCCGCGCTTCGGCACCGCCGGCAATATCGAGAACGTCCTGCGCATCGCCGCCATCCTGGGCATCGTTTCCTGCGGACAGGCGATCGTCATCATCCTCGGCGGCATCGAATTCTCGTTCGGCGCCTCCGCCGCCCTCGCCAGCGTGCTGATCGTGATGGTGCCGCCCGAAGCCGGCGTTCCCGCCGCCTTCGCGGCCGGCGCCCTCGGCGTCGTCGCCATCGGCATGGCGAACGGTCTCGCCGTGGCGAGGTTCGGCATCCCGCCGGTCATCGTCACTTTGGGCATGCTGATGATGGCCTCGGGCATAGCGGCCTGGCTCGCCGGCGGCATGCCGATCGACGCTCCCATGTCCGACCTGTTCGCATGGCCCTCGCGCGGCCGCGTCGCCGGCGTGCCCGTGCCGATCCTCGCCGCCATCCTCGCCTTCGCCGTGCTGCACGTGCTGCTGGCCCACAGCCGCCTCGGCCGCCTCTGGTATCTCGTCGGCGCCAATCCGGTGGCCGCGCGCCTCGCCGGCCTTGCCGTGACGCGGATCGTGTTCGCCGGCTATGCCGTCGCCGGGCTTTTCTGCGCGGTCGGCGCCGTCATCCTGACCAGCCGCGTCGGCTCGGGACAGCCTTCGCTCGCCCCCAACCTCGCCTTCGAGACGATCGCGGCCTGCGCCATCGGCGGCCTGCCGCTGACCGGCGGGCGCGGGCGCGTCTCGCAGGTCGTCTGCGGCGTGCTGCTCGTCGCCATGCTCGACAACGCCGTCGTCCTCCTCAACCTGCCCGCCGCCGACCAGCTCATCGTCATGGGGCTGCTGGTGGTCGGTGCCGTCGCCCTGCAGCGCGACTGGAAGCGGCTCGCTTGTCTCCTGCCGAACCGGAGGCGTCCATGA
- a CDS encoding ABC transporter permease, which translates to MIRASLGRILVAPLCIAVAVAVFAAAAPDFVSGGNLANVAGQMWVLVLLAVGQMFAIASRGFDISVGVVAALAGTVAAIAANQFGFWALAAAPLVGIACGTLNGWLIGRLGLQPIVATLGMLIAAKGVALLISADGQAVPLSDAALSAHLAFDAVLGLPPLGWLALAGVVAAHGLLRHAAIGRRILMLGSNPDAIGLVGADAGALQIRAYQLCGLFAGLAGALMTARAGAGLPTEGSGMELQSIAAAVIGGTALSGGAATVWTVVAGAAFIQVVLTGLNLTGVSPFLAQVAVGAVIVGSGLIDAGLRSLLSSVRRSVSTSPKPSPANPTITTSTIQKTKGTLP; encoded by the coding sequence ATGATCAGGGCATCGCTCGGCCGCATCCTCGTCGCGCCGCTCTGCATCGCGGTGGCGGTGGCGGTCTTCGCCGCGGCGGCGCCGGATTTCGTCTCCGGCGGCAATCTGGCCAATGTCGCCGGCCAGATGTGGGTGCTCGTGCTGCTGGCGGTCGGCCAGATGTTCGCGATCGCCTCGCGCGGGTTCGACATCTCCGTCGGGGTCGTCGCCGCGCTCGCCGGCACGGTGGCCGCCATCGCCGCCAACCAGTTCGGCTTCTGGGCGCTCGCCGCCGCGCCGCTCGTCGGCATCGCCTGCGGCACGCTCAATGGCTGGCTGATCGGGCGCCTCGGCCTCCAGCCGATCGTCGCCACCCTCGGCATGCTGATCGCTGCGAAGGGCGTCGCGCTGCTGATCAGCGCCGACGGCCAGGCGGTCCCGCTATCGGATGCCGCCCTGTCGGCGCATCTGGCCTTCGACGCGGTGCTCGGCCTGCCGCCCCTCGGCTGGCTCGCGCTCGCCGGCGTCGTCGCCGCCCATGGGCTGCTGCGCCACGCCGCCATCGGCCGGCGCATCCTGATGCTGGGCTCGAACCCCGACGCGATCGGCCTCGTCGGCGCCGATGCCGGCGCGCTGCAGATCCGCGCCTACCAGCTCTGCGGCCTGTTCGCCGGGCTCGCCGGCGCTCTGATGACGGCGCGGGCCGGCGCCGGCCTGCCGACCGAAGGCTCGGGCATGGAATTGCAGTCGATCGCGGCGGCGGTCATCGGCGGCACCGCGCTGTCGGGCGGCGCCGCCACCGTCTGGACCGTCGTCGCCGGCGCGGCCTTCATCCAGGTCGTGCTGACCGGCCTCAACCTCACCGGCGTCTCGCCCTTCCTCGCCCAGGTCGCGGTCGGCGCGGTGATCGTCGGCTCCGGCCTCATCGATGCCGGCCTGCGTTCGCTCCTCTCCAGCGTCCGGAGATCCGTGTCCACATCACCCAAGCCTAGTCCTGCCAACCCCACCATAACCACATCCACCATCCAGAAAACCAAGGGAACCCTGCCATGA
- a CDS encoding TMAO reductase system protein TorT, with protein MKTFRRAAILAAALLSATAMSRAASAGETTIGIAVPNLASSFWISAVYGMEAEAKTAHVTIIKLNAGGDANTSQQISQIQDLIQRKVDAIVVGATNGDGVKAIVERAIAAGIPVVGISSPPNTPKLASVVSADHYGMGKLQAQCLAKAIGGKGNVAMMAGPSGQAWSDRRALGFKETLAAEAPAVKIVAESRLADNRNAALSTAEDWTQRFPDLAGVYAATDDMAAGIVSAFKEAGTPVHVSASNFSPTAQQMLKDGDIACTSIQEVVVQGRDALQQAVNAATKKQVEPQVVTPALLVTRDNMATVDLSSAVAPADYRP; from the coding sequence ATGAAAACCTTCCGCCGCGCCGCCATCCTCGCCGCCGCCCTGCTGTCCGCCACCGCCATGAGCCGCGCCGCCTCGGCCGGGGAGACGACGATCGGCATCGCCGTGCCCAATCTCGCCTCGTCCTTCTGGATCTCCGCCGTCTACGGCATGGAAGCGGAGGCGAAGACCGCCCATGTCACCATCATCAAGCTCAATGCCGGGGGCGATGCGAACACCAGCCAGCAGATCTCCCAGATCCAGGACCTGATCCAGCGCAAGGTCGACGCCATCGTCGTCGGCGCCACCAATGGCGACGGCGTCAAGGCGATCGTCGAGCGTGCCATCGCCGCCGGCATTCCCGTCGTCGGCATCTCCTCGCCGCCCAACACGCCCAAGCTCGCCTCGGTCGTCAGCGCCGACCATTACGGCATGGGCAAGCTCCAGGCCCAGTGCCTGGCCAAGGCGATCGGCGGCAAGGGCAATGTCGCGATGATGGCCGGCCCGTCGGGACAGGCCTGGTCGGACCGGCGCGCCCTGGGCTTCAAGGAGACGCTGGCCGCCGAGGCGCCCGCGGTGAAGATCGTGGCGGAATCCCGCCTGGCGGACAACCGCAACGCCGCCCTGAGCACGGCCGAGGACTGGACGCAGCGCTTCCCCGACCTCGCCGGGGTCTATGCCGCGACCGACGACATGGCGGCCGGCATCGTCTCCGCCTTCAAGGAAGCGGGCACGCCGGTGCATGTCTCCGCCTCCAATTTCAGCCCGACGGCGCAGCAGATGCTGAAGGACGGCGACATCGCCTGCACCTCGATCCAGGAGGTCGTCGTCCAGGGCCGCGACGCCCTCCAGCAGGCCGTCAACGCCGCCACCAAGAAGCAGGTCGAGCCGCAGGTGGTGACGCCGGCCCTCCTGGTGACCCGCGACAACATGGCGACCGTCGACCTGAGTTCGGCGGTCGCCCCGGCCGACTATCGTCCCTGA